A single region of the Streptomyces vilmorinianum genome encodes:
- the nuoF gene encoding NADH-quinone oxidoreductase subunit NuoF: MMTLAPEINNSSPEKLLAPVLSAFWDQPDSWTLETYKRHEGYEGLRKALAMAPDDLIAYVKDSGLRGRGGAGFPTGMKWQFIPQGDGKPHYLVVNADESEPGTCKDIPLLFANPHSLIEGIVIACYAIRSSHAFIYLRGEVVPVLRRLHEAVREAYEAGFLGENILGSGMNLELTVHAGAGAYICGEETALLDSLEGRRGQPRLRPPFPAVAGLYACPTVVNNVESIASVPAILNRGKDWFKSMGSEKSPGFTLYSLSGHVASPGQYEAPLGITLRQLLDMSGGMRPGHRLKFWTPGGSSTPMFTDEHLDVPLDYEGVGAAGSMLGTKALQCFDETTCVVRAVTRWTEFYAHESCGKCTPCREGTYWLVQLLRDIEAGKGRMSDLDKLNDIADNINGKSFCALGDGAASPIFSSLKYFRAEYEQHITGRGCPFDPAKSTAWADNHKEVKA; this comes from the coding sequence GTGATGACCTTGGCACCCGAGATCAACAACAGCAGCCCCGAGAAGCTTCTCGCGCCGGTCCTTTCGGCGTTCTGGGACCAGCCCGACTCCTGGACCCTGGAGACGTACAAGAGGCACGAGGGGTACGAGGGCCTGAGGAAGGCCCTCGCGATGGCGCCCGACGACCTCATCGCGTACGTCAAGGACTCCGGCCTCCGCGGCCGCGGCGGCGCCGGCTTCCCCACCGGAATGAAGTGGCAGTTCATCCCGCAGGGCGACGGCAAGCCGCACTACCTCGTCGTCAACGCCGACGAGTCCGAGCCCGGGACCTGCAAGGACATCCCGCTTCTCTTCGCCAACCCGCACTCCCTCATCGAGGGCATCGTGATCGCCTGCTACGCGATCCGGTCGTCGCACGCCTTCATCTATCTGCGCGGCGAGGTCGTCCCCGTCCTGCGCCGCCTCCACGAGGCCGTGCGCGAGGCCTACGAGGCCGGCTTCCTCGGCGAGAACATCCTCGGCAGCGGCATGAACCTCGAACTCACCGTGCACGCGGGCGCGGGCGCGTACATCTGCGGCGAGGAGACCGCCCTGCTCGACTCGCTCGAAGGACGGCGCGGCCAGCCCCGGCTGCGTCCCCCCTTCCCCGCGGTCGCCGGTCTGTACGCCTGCCCCACCGTGGTGAACAACGTCGAGTCCATCGCGTCCGTTCCCGCGATCCTCAACCGGGGCAAGGACTGGTTCAAGTCGATGGGCAGCGAGAAGTCCCCCGGCTTCACGCTCTACTCGCTCAGCGGGCACGTCGCCTCGCCCGGCCAGTACGAGGCCCCGCTCGGGATCACCCTGCGCCAGCTCCTCGACATGAGCGGCGGGATGCGGCCCGGGCACCGGCTGAAGTTCTGGACCCCGGGCGGCTCCTCCACCCCGATGTTCACCGACGAGCACCTCGACGTGCCGCTGGACTACGAGGGCGTGGGCGCGGCCGGCTCGATGCTCGGCACCAAGGCGCTTCAGTGCTTCGACGAGACCACCTGCGTCGTACGGGCCGTGACCCGGTGGACCGAGTTCTACGCCCACGAGTCCTGCGGCAAGTGCACGCCGTGCCGCGAAGGCACCTACTGGCTCGTGCAGTTGCTCCGTGACATCGAGGCGGGCAAGGGCCGGATGTCCGACCTCGACAAGCTGAACGACATCGCCGACAACATCAACGGCAAGTCGTTCTGCGCGCTCGGCGACGGCGCCGCCTCCCCGATCTTCTCCTCGCTGAAGTACTTCCGCGCGGAGTACGAGCAGCACATCACCGGCCGGGGCTGCCCCTTCGACCCGGCCAAGTCGACCGCCTGGGCGGACAACCACAAGGAGGTGAAGGCGTGA
- the nuoE gene encoding NADH-quinone oxidoreductase subunit NuoE — protein sequence MTDHISLGMPQLPAPEYPAEVRARLEADGKEIIARYPDSRSALLPLLHLVQAEEGHVSRTGMKFCADILGLTTAEVTAVATFYTMYRRKPSGDYQVGVCTNTLCAVMGGDAIFEELKQHLGIGNNETTDDGKVTLEHIECNAACDYAPVVMVNWEFFDNQTPESAKKMVDDLRAGRPVEPTRGAPLCTYKETARILAGFPDEREGAVEATGGAGPASLVGLRLAKGESPHHKIVHPRGESASGEGE from the coding sequence ATGACCGACCACATCAGCCTCGGCATGCCCCAGCTTCCCGCCCCCGAGTACCCGGCCGAGGTACGCGCCCGGCTGGAGGCGGACGGCAAGGAGATCATCGCCCGCTACCCGGACTCCCGCTCCGCGCTCCTGCCGCTGCTGCACCTCGTGCAGGCGGAGGAGGGCCATGTCTCCCGTACGGGCATGAAGTTCTGCGCGGACATCCTCGGCCTGACCACCGCCGAGGTCACCGCGGTCGCCACCTTCTACACGATGTACCGCCGCAAGCCCTCCGGCGACTACCAGGTCGGGGTCTGCACCAACACGCTCTGCGCGGTCATGGGCGGCGACGCCATCTTCGAGGAGCTGAAGCAGCACCTCGGGATCGGCAACAACGAGACGACCGACGACGGCAAGGTCACCCTCGAGCACATCGAGTGCAACGCGGCCTGCGACTACGCGCCCGTGGTGATGGTCAACTGGGAGTTCTTCGACAACCAGACGCCCGAGTCGGCCAAGAAGATGGTCGACGACCTGCGGGCGGGCCGCCCCGTCGAGCCGACCCGCGGCGCGCCCCTGTGCACGTACAAGGAGACCGCCCGCATCCTGGCGGGCTTCCCCGACGAGCGCGAGGGGGCCGTCGAGGCCACCGGAGGGGCCGGCCCGGCCTCGCTCGTCGGGCTGCGGCTGGCCAAGGGCGAGTCCCCGCACCACAAGATCGTCCACCCGCGCGGCGAATCGGCCAGTGGGGAGGGGGAGTGA
- a CDS encoding NADH-quinone oxidoreductase subunit D, giving the protein MSTEHASARETTEGTVYTVTGGDWDEVVESAAKADDERIVVNMGPQHPSTHGVLRLILEIDGETVTEARCGIGYLHTGIEKNLEYRTWTQGTTFVTRMDYLTSFYNETAYCLGVEKLLGITDQIPDRATVVRVMLMELNRLSSHLVAIATGGMELGATTIMIYGFRDREMILDLYELITGLRMNHAFIRPGGLAQDLPPGAVDAVREFVKTMKKNLPEYDKLATGNPIFKARMQDVGHLDLTGCMALGATGPILRAAGLPHDLRKTDPYCGYENYEFDIPTADTCDAYGRFLIRLEEMRQSLRIVEQCLDRLAPGAVMVGDKKIAWPAQLALGPDGLGNSLDHIKKIMGTSMEALIHHFKLVTEGFRVPAGQAYAAVESPKGELGVHVVSDGGTRPYRVHFRDPSFTNLQAMAAMCEGGQVADVIVAVASIDPVMGGVDR; this is encoded by the coding sequence ATGAGCACCGAACACGCCTCCGCACGGGAGACCACCGAAGGCACCGTCTACACGGTGACCGGCGGCGACTGGGACGAGGTCGTCGAGTCCGCAGCCAAGGCCGACGACGAGCGGATCGTCGTCAACATGGGCCCCCAGCACCCGTCCACGCACGGCGTGCTCCGCCTGATCCTGGAGATCGACGGCGAGACCGTCACCGAGGCCCGCTGCGGCATCGGCTACCTCCACACCGGCATCGAGAAGAACCTCGAATACCGGACCTGGACGCAGGGCACCACCTTCGTCACGCGCATGGACTACCTCACCTCGTTCTACAACGAGACGGCGTACTGCCTCGGCGTCGAGAAGCTGCTCGGCATCACCGACCAGATCCCCGACCGCGCCACGGTCGTCCGCGTGATGCTGATGGAGCTCAACCGGCTCTCCTCCCACCTGGTGGCCATCGCCACCGGCGGCATGGAGCTCGGCGCCACCACGATCATGATCTACGGCTTCCGGGACCGCGAGATGATCCTGGACCTGTACGAGCTGATCACCGGCCTGCGCATGAACCACGCGTTCATCCGCCCCGGCGGCCTCGCCCAGGACCTCCCGCCCGGCGCCGTCGACGCCGTGCGCGAGTTCGTGAAGACCATGAAGAAGAACCTGCCGGAGTACGACAAGCTCGCCACCGGCAACCCCATCTTCAAGGCCCGCATGCAGGACGTCGGCCACCTCGACCTCACCGGCTGCATGGCGCTCGGCGCCACCGGACCGATCCTGCGCGCCGCGGGCCTCCCGCACGACCTGCGCAAGACCGACCCGTACTGCGGCTACGAGAACTACGAGTTCGACATCCCGACCGCCGACACCTGCGACGCCTACGGACGCTTCCTCATCCGGCTCGAGGAGATGCGGCAGTCCCTGCGGATCGTCGAGCAGTGCCTCGACCGGCTGGCGCCCGGAGCGGTCATGGTCGGCGACAAGAAGATCGCCTGGCCCGCGCAGCTCGCGCTCGGCCCGGACGGACTCGGCAACTCCCTCGACCACATCAAGAAGATCATGGGCACCTCCATGGAGGCCCTGATCCACCACTTCAAGCTGGTCACCGAGGGCTTCCGCGTCCCCGCCGGACAGGCGTACGCCGCCGTCGAGTCGCCCAAGGGCGAGCTGGGCGTGCACGTCGTCAGCGACGGCGGCACCCGCCCCTACCGGGTCCACTTCCGCGACCCGTCCTTCACCAACCTGCAGGCCATGGCCGCGATGTGCGAGGGCGGCCAGGTCGCCGACGTCATCGTCGCCGTCGCCTCCATCGACCCCGTGATGGGAGGCGTCGACCGATGA
- a CDS encoding NADH-quinone oxidoreductase subunit C — protein sequence MSDETPNPEKDLSAQNLPGQRGEHGEEVRVQRGMFGADNGGDTSGYGGLVRSVRLPGAATRPYGGWFDEVADELEGALDEQGLLPENAIEKTVVDRGELTFHIAREHLERVARTLRDDPALRFELCTGVSGVHYLGDKGRELHAVYHLRSLTHGRLIRLEVSAPDTDPHIPSLVAVYPTNDWHERETYDFFGIVFDGHPALTRIMMPDDWQGFPQRKDYPLGGIAVEYKGAQIPAPDQRRSYS from the coding sequence GTGAGCGACGAGACTCCCAATCCGGAGAAGGACCTCAGCGCGCAGAACCTGCCCGGTCAGCGCGGCGAGCACGGTGAGGAGGTCCGCGTCCAGCGCGGGATGTTCGGCGCCGACAACGGCGGCGACACCTCCGGCTACGGCGGCCTCGTCCGCTCCGTACGCCTCCCCGGCGCCGCCACCCGCCCCTACGGCGGCTGGTTCGACGAGGTCGCCGACGAGCTCGAAGGCGCCCTCGACGAGCAGGGGCTCCTCCCCGAGAACGCCATCGAGAAGACGGTCGTCGACCGCGGCGAGCTCACCTTCCACATCGCCCGCGAGCACCTGGAGCGCGTGGCGAGGACCCTGCGCGACGACCCCGCCCTGCGCTTCGAGCTCTGTACGGGCGTCTCCGGCGTCCACTACCTCGGCGACAAGGGCCGCGAGCTGCACGCGGTCTACCACCTGCGCTCGCTCACCCACGGCCGGCTGATCCGCCTGGAGGTGTCCGCCCCGGACACCGACCCGCACATCCCGTCCCTCGTCGCCGTCTACCCGACGAACGACTGGCACGAGCGCGAGACGTACGACTTCTTCGGCATCGTCTTCGACGGCCACCCCGCCCTCACCCGGATCATGATGCCGGACGACTGGCAGGGCTTCCCGCAGCGCAAGGACTACCCCCTCGGCGGCATCGCCGTCGAGTACAAGGGCGCCCAGATCCCGGCTCCTGACCAGCGGAGGTCGTACAGCTGA
- a CDS encoding NuoB/complex I 20 kDa subunit family protein gives MGLEEKLPSGFLLTTVEQAAGWVRKSSVFPATFGLACCAIEMMTTGAGRYDLARFGMEVFRGSPRQADLMIVAGRVSQKMAPVLRQVYDQMPNPKWVISMGVCASSGGMFNNYAIVQGVDHVVPVDIYLPGCPPRPEMLMDAILKLHQKIQSTPLGVNAEEAAREAEEAALKALPTIEMKGLLR, from the coding sequence ATGGGACTCGAAGAGAAACTGCCGAGCGGCTTTCTGCTGACGACGGTCGAACAGGCCGCGGGCTGGGTGCGCAAGTCGTCCGTCTTTCCGGCGACCTTCGGCCTCGCCTGCTGCGCCATCGAGATGATGACGACCGGCGCCGGCCGTTACGACCTGGCGCGCTTCGGCATGGAGGTCTTCCGCGGCTCGCCGCGCCAGGCCGACCTGATGATCGTGGCCGGCCGCGTCAGCCAGAAGATGGCGCCCGTTCTGCGGCAGGTCTACGACCAGATGCCGAACCCCAAGTGGGTCATCTCCATGGGAGTTTGCGCATCTTCGGGTGGAATGTTCAACAATTACGCGATTGTGCAGGGCGTTGACCATGTTGTGCCGGTTGACATCTATTTGCCGGGTTGCCCGCCGCGCCCGGAGATGCTGATGGACGCGATCCTCAAGCTCCACCAGAAGATCCAGAGCACCCCCCTCGGCGTGAACGCGGAGGAAGCGGCGCGCGAGGCGGAGGAGGCGGCGCTCAAGGCTCTGCCGACGATCGAGATGAAGGGTCTGCTGCGGTGA
- a CDS encoding NADH-quinone oxidoreductase subunit A — MNAYAPILVLGALGAGFAIFSVVMATLIGPKRYNRAKLEAYECGIEPTPRPAAGGRFPIKYYLTAMLFIVFDIEIVFLYPWAVTFDALGLFGLVEMLLFVLTVFVAYAYVWRRGGLEWD; from the coding sequence GTGAATGCGTACGCGCCCATCCTCGTGCTCGGTGCCCTGGGTGCGGGGTTTGCGATCTTCTCCGTGGTCATGGCCACGCTAATCGGCCCAAAGCGGTACAACAGGGCAAAACTTGAGGCGTATGAGTGCGGCATCGAGCCGACACCCAGACCGGCCGCGGGCGGTCGCTTCCCCATCAAGTACTACCTGACGGCGATGCTCTTCATCGTCTTCGACATCGAGATCGTCTTCCTCTACCCCTGGGCCGTCACCTTCGACGCCCTGGGGCTTTTCGGGCTCGTGGAGATGCTGCTCTTCGTGCTCACCGTCTTCGTCGCCTACGCGTATGTGTGGCGGCGCGGCGGCCTGGAATGGGACTGA
- a CDS encoding C40 family peptidase, translating into MSHTAHIPSHRKPRRSASKLALRAGVAGGVLSTIAVAGAAGPANAEPVTETIEMPTLGSLDTELASAVSASAEAAKQEALDLSLKAQEDAAIAKAAKEAKKAKAEADRKAEAAKAEAERAEKARAEAQERASRTEARTTLSTSSSGSSSSSSSQVATGSAAAIVAFARAQIGDAYVMGGTGPNSWDCSGLVQAAYRQAGIDLPRVSGSQSSMGTSVSLSNLQPGDILYWGSRSGSYHVAIYVGGGKYVGAQNPSTGVVERSLDWDMPSGAVRIR; encoded by the coding sequence ATGTCCCACACCGCTCACATACCCAGCCACCGGAAGCCCCGCCGCAGCGCTTCGAAGCTCGCGCTCCGTGCCGGAGTTGCCGGTGGCGTCCTCAGCACCATCGCGGTGGCCGGTGCTGCCGGGCCGGCGAATGCCGAGCCGGTGACCGAGACCATCGAAATGCCCACGCTGGGCTCGCTCGACACCGAGCTGGCGAGCGCCGTCTCCGCCTCGGCCGAGGCGGCCAAGCAGGAGGCCCTCGACCTGAGCCTGAAGGCCCAGGAGGACGCCGCCATCGCCAAGGCCGCCAAGGAGGCCAAGAAGGCCAAGGCCGAGGCGGACCGCAAGGCCGAGGCCGCGAAGGCGGAGGCCGAGCGCGCCGAGAAGGCCCGCGCGGAGGCCCAGGAGCGCGCCTCGCGCACCGAGGCCCGCACCACGCTCTCCACGTCCTCCTCCGGCTCCTCGTCCAGCAGCAGCTCTCAGGTGGCCACCGGCTCCGCCGCGGCGATCGTGGCCTTCGCCCGCGCCCAGATCGGCGACGCCTACGTCATGGGCGGCACCGGTCCCAACTCCTGGGACTGCTCCGGCCTCGTCCAGGCGGCCTACCGCCAGGCCGGCATCGACCTGCCCCGCGTCTCGGGCTCCCAGTCGAGCATGGGCACCTCCGTCTCGCTGAGCAACCTGCAGCCGGGCGACATCCTGTACTGGGGCAGCCGCAGCGGCTCGTACCACGTGGCCATCTACGTGGGCGGCGGCAAGTACGTCGGCGCGCAGAACCCGTCGACCGGTGTCGTCGAGCGCTCCCTGGACTGGGACATGCCCTCCGGCGCCGTCCGGATCCGCTGA
- a CDS encoding NAD(P)-dependent oxidoreductase: protein MDTVESSYRSQAEIPALSSGTRATATTPALMSASLWQEWCADRRSFSCRPDRAAASVESMNAQSITVLGLGQMGTALADAFLAAGHPTTVWNRTPAKAEPLVARGATRAATVAEAVAASELVVVCVLDYAAVRELLEPVAGSLSGRVLVNVTTGSPEQARAEARWAAGHGIGYLDGGIMTTPPGVGDSSSMILYAGGPELLARHRATLAVLGDPVDLGADAGLASLYDAGLLGLMWSVFGGWLHATALVGADGVPAKEFTEVAGRWLKTVSWFLTGYAEQIDAGEYPGADATIDVQVAAIGHLLHAGEARGIDNRLPELHLELMRGAVEAGHGGDSYARIVEAFRK, encoded by the coding sequence ATGGACACGGTGGAGAGTTCGTACAGGTCCCAGGCGGAGATCCCCGCGCTGTCGTCGGGTACGAGGGCGACGGCCACGACTCCTGCGCTCATGTCCGCGAGCCTATGGCAGGAATGGTGCGCAGACCGTCGGTCCTTCTCCTGTCGGCCGGATCGCGCCGCTGCGAGCGTGGAGTCCATGAACGCACAGAGCATCACGGTCCTCGGGCTCGGACAGATGGGCACCGCCCTCGCCGACGCCTTCCTCGCCGCAGGTCACCCCACCACCGTCTGGAACCGCACCCCCGCCAAGGCCGAACCCCTGGTCGCCCGGGGCGCCACCCGCGCCGCCACCGTCGCGGAGGCGGTCGCCGCGAGCGAGCTCGTCGTGGTCTGCGTCCTGGACTACGCCGCCGTACGCGAACTCCTCGAACCGGTGGCCGGCTCGCTGAGCGGCCGGGTCCTGGTCAACGTCACCACCGGCTCGCCCGAGCAGGCCCGCGCGGAGGCGCGGTGGGCCGCGGGCCACGGCATCGGCTATCTCGACGGCGGCATCATGACGACACCGCCCGGGGTCGGCGACAGCTCCAGCATGATCCTGTACGCGGGCGGGCCGGAGCTCCTCGCCCGGCACCGGGCGACCCTGGCCGTGCTCGGCGACCCGGTCGACCTCGGTGCGGACGCGGGGCTCGCCTCGCTCTACGACGCCGGGCTGCTCGGGCTCATGTGGTCGGTCTTCGGCGGCTGGCTGCACGCCACCGCCCTCGTGGGCGCCGACGGGGTGCCGGCGAAGGAGTTCACGGAGGTCGCCGGCCGCTGGCTGAAGACGGTCTCCTGGTTCTTGACCGGGTACGCCGAGCAGATCGACGCGGGGGAGTACCCGGGCGCGGACGCCACGATCGACGTCCAGGTGGCGGCCATCGGGCATCTGCTGCACGCGGGGGAGGCGCGCGGCATCGACAACCGGCTGCCGGAGCTGCACCTGGAGCTGATGCGGGGCGCGGTCGAGGCCGGCCACGGCGGCGACAGCTACGCCCGGATCGTCGAGGCGTTCCGAAAGTAG
- a CDS encoding helix-turn-helix domain-containing protein: MSAGVVAVALVPDDSAGISAWDLYELSTVSMVFGIPHTDLADPWYALRVCGPAPHASHGLDGLAGADTVIVPSVPDAVVEGRQELSGELVDALRAAADAGARMVSMCSGAFALAAAGLLDGRRATLHREYARELATRHPRVTVDASVLYTDDDTVLTSAGAAAGLDLCLHLVRKDLGATVAGALAQRLVVPAHRAGDRPQFVEAPLPAGEEDTLGPVLQWALEHLHEPLTVDALALRARMSPRTFHRRVREACGTTPLQWLLHQRVARAQALLEGTGLPVELVGERSGLGSAANLRRHFTRTVGVSPSDYRRRFRPSGPPSTGR; encoded by the coding sequence ATGAGCGCAGGAGTCGTGGCCGTCGCCCTCGTACCCGACGACAGCGCGGGGATCTCCGCCTGGGACCTGTACGAACTCTCCACCGTGTCCATGGTGTTCGGGATCCCGCACACGGATCTGGCCGACCCCTGGTACGCGCTGCGGGTCTGCGGACCGGCCCCGCACGCCTCCCACGGCCTGGACGGACTCGCCGGCGCGGACACGGTCATCGTGCCGTCGGTCCCGGACGCGGTGGTCGAGGGCCGCCAGGAGCTGTCCGGCGAGCTCGTGGACGCGCTGCGCGCGGCGGCCGACGCCGGGGCGCGGATGGTGTCGATGTGCAGCGGGGCCTTCGCCCTCGCCGCGGCCGGGCTCCTCGACGGCCGACGGGCCACCCTCCACCGGGAGTACGCGCGCGAACTCGCCACCCGCCACCCGCGGGTCACCGTCGACGCCTCGGTCCTCTACACCGATGACGACACCGTGCTCACCAGCGCGGGCGCCGCCGCCGGCCTGGACCTGTGCCTGCATCTCGTACGCAAGGACCTCGGCGCCACGGTCGCGGGCGCCCTCGCCCAGCGCCTGGTCGTCCCGGCCCACCGGGCGGGCGACCGGCCCCAGTTCGTCGAGGCGCCGCTGCCGGCGGGCGAGGAGGACACGCTCGGCCCGGTGCTCCAGTGGGCCCTTGAGCACCTGCACGAGCCGCTGACCGTGGACGCGCTGGCCCTGCGGGCCCGGATGAGCCCGCGGACCTTCCACCGCCGCGTACGGGAGGCCTGCGGGACCACGCCGCTGCAGTGGCTGCTGCACCAGCGGGTGGCCCGCGCGCAGGCGCTCCTGGAAGGGACCGGCCTGCCGGTGGAGCTGGTCGGGGAGCGCAGCGGTCTGGGCTCGGCGGCGAACCTGCGCCGCCACTTCACCCGTACCGTCGGCGTCTCCCCGTCCGACTACCGCAGGAGGTTCAGGCCTTCGGGGCCACCTTCGACAGGCCGTTGA
- a CDS encoding geranylgeranyl reductase family protein — MTEPLSEHTADVIVVGAGPAGSTTAYYLAKAGLDVLLLEKTAFPREKVCGDGLTPRATKQLVAMGIDISEEAGWLRNKGLRIIGGGVRLQLDWPDLASYPDYGLVRKRDDFDEQLARQAQKAGARLYERCNVGAPIVDDRTGRITGVHAKLGEEKREVTFHAPLVVAADGNSTRLSLAMGLHRREDRPMGVAVRTYFTSPRHDDDYLESWLELWDRRGPQDRLLPGYGWIFGMGDGTSNVGLGILNSSSAFKELDWREVLKAWCASMPEDWGFTPENMTTPIRGAALPMAFNRQPHYTKGLLLVGDAGGLVNPFNGEGIAYAMESGQIAADVIVQAHARATPAQRELALHNYPKILKDTYGGYYTLGRAFVKIIGNPKIMKIATQRGLTHPVLMKFTLKMLANLTDPTGGDAMDRIINGLSKVAPKA; from the coding sequence GTGACCGAGCCCCTCTCCGAGCACACCGCAGATGTGATCGTCGTCGGGGCAGGCCCGGCCGGTTCCACGACCGCGTACTACCTGGCCAAGGCCGGACTCGACGTCCTGCTCCTGGAGAAGACCGCGTTCCCCCGCGAGAAGGTCTGCGGCGACGGGCTCACCCCCCGCGCCACCAAGCAGCTCGTCGCCATGGGGATCGACATCTCCGAGGAGGCCGGCTGGCTGCGCAACAAGGGCCTGCGGATCATCGGCGGCGGTGTCCGGCTCCAGCTCGACTGGCCGGATCTCGCCTCGTACCCGGACTACGGACTCGTCCGCAAGCGCGACGACTTCGACGAGCAGCTCGCCCGCCAGGCGCAGAAGGCCGGCGCCCGCCTGTACGAGCGCTGCAACGTCGGCGCCCCGATCGTCGACGACCGCACGGGCCGGATCACCGGCGTGCACGCCAAGCTCGGCGAGGAGAAGCGCGAGGTCACCTTCCACGCGCCGCTCGTCGTCGCCGCCGACGGCAACTCCACCCGGCTCTCCCTCGCCATGGGCCTGCACCGGCGCGAGGACCGGCCGATGGGCGTGGCGGTACGGACGTACTTCACCAGCCCCCGCCACGACGACGACTACCTGGAGTCCTGGCTGGAGCTGTGGGACCGGCGCGGCCCGCAGGACCGTCTCCTTCCCGGCTACGGCTGGATCTTCGGCATGGGCGACGGCACGTCCAACGTCGGCCTCGGCATCCTCAACTCCTCCTCCGCCTTCAAGGAGCTGGACTGGCGCGAGGTCCTCAAGGCCTGGTGCGCCTCGATGCCTGAGGACTGGGGCTTCACCCCGGAGAACATGACGACGCCGATCCGCGGCGCCGCCCTGCCGATGGCCTTCAACCGCCAGCCGCACTACACCAAGGGCCTGCTGCTCGTCGGCGACGCGGGCGGCCTGGTCAACCCGTTCAACGGCGAGGGCATCGCGTACGCGATGGAATCCGGCCAGATCGCGGCCGACGTCATCGTCCAGGCGCACGCCCGCGCGACCCCGGCCCAGCGCGAACTGGCGCTGCACAACTACCCGAAGATCCTCAAGGACACCTACGGCGGGTACTACACGCTCGGCCGCGCCTTCGTGAAGATCATCGGCAACCCGAAGATCATGAAGATCGCGACGCAGCGGGGTCTGACCCACCCGGTCCTGATGAAGTTCACGCTGAAGATGCTGGCGAACCTCACCGACCCGACCGGCGGCGACGCGATGGACCGCATCATCAACGGCCTGTCGAAGGTGGCCCCGAAGGCCTGA
- a CDS encoding demethylmenaquinone methyltransferase: MTRASLDKQPHEVASMFDDVAANYDLTNDVLSLGQDRRWRKEVAKAVDARPAQRILDLAAGTATSSQPFARAGAYVVPCDFSIGMLQVGKKKHPWMPFTAGDGMNLPFRDDVFDAVTISFGLRNIQDTEAALRELYRVTKPGGRVVICEFSHPTWAPFRTVYEEYLMRALPPVARAVSSNPDAYVYLAESIQSWPDQPTLAGLLRKAGWSKVAWRNLTGGVVAMHRGFKL; the protein is encoded by the coding sequence GTGACCCGAGCTTCCCTGGACAAGCAGCCGCACGAAGTCGCCTCGATGTTCGACGACGTGGCGGCGAACTACGACCTGACGAACGACGTGCTCTCGCTCGGACAGGACCGGCGCTGGCGCAAGGAGGTCGCCAAGGCGGTCGACGCGCGCCCGGCGCAGCGGATCCTGGACCTGGCCGCGGGGACGGCCACCTCCTCGCAGCCCTTCGCCCGCGCCGGGGCCTACGTCGTGCCCTGCGACTTCTCGATCGGCATGCTCCAGGTCGGCAAGAAGAAGCACCCGTGGATGCCGTTCACCGCCGGCGACGGCATGAACCTGCCCTTCCGTGACGACGTCTTCGACGCCGTGACGATCTCCTTCGGTCTGCGCAACATCCAGGACACGGAGGCCGCGCTGCGCGAGCTGTACCGGGTGACGAAGCCCGGCGGACGCGTCGTGATCTGCGAGTTCTCGCACCCGACCTGGGCGCCGTTCCGCACCGTGTACGAGGAGTACCTGATGCGCGCCCTGCCGCCGGTGGCCCGCGCGGTCTCCTCCAACCCGGACGCGTACGTGTACCTCGCCGAGTCCATCCAGTCCTGGCCCGACCAGCCGACCCTCGCGGGGCTGCTGCGGAAGGCCGGCTGGTCCAAGGTGGCCTGGCGCAACCTGACCGGTGGTGTGGTGGCGATGCACCGGGGCTTCAAGCTCTAG